One Scomber japonicus isolate fScoJap1 chromosome 1, fScoJap1.pri, whole genome shotgun sequence DNA window includes the following coding sequences:
- the LOC128355244 gene encoding neoverrucotoxin subunit beta-like, protein MKVTHVEEDQSYPDHPDRFDFCPQLLCRNDLIGRCYWEVECRGRLSVSVTYRGISRKGDSDYCVFGRNHQSWSLDCSDNSGYTVWHNKTGTSISSSSVSDRVAVYVDCPAGTLSFYRVSSDTLIHLHTFNTTFTQPLYAGFRIWSGSMSLCPL, encoded by the coding sequence atgaaggtgacacatgtggaggaggatcagtcatatcctgatcatccagacagatttgacttctgtcctcagctgctgtgtagaaatgatctgattggtcgttgttactgggaggttgaGTGCAGAGGAAGACTTTCTGTATCAGTGACttacagaggaatcagcaggaaaggagacagtgattactgtgtgtttggaagaaatcatcagtcctggagtctggacTGCTCTGATAATAGTGGTTACactgtctggcacaataagacaggaacatccatctcctcctcctctgtctctgacagagtagcagtgtatgtggactgtcctgctggcactctgtccttctacagagtctcctctgacacactgatccacctccacaccttcaacaccacgtTCACTCagcctctgtatgctgggtttagAATCTGGTCTGGTTCaatgtctctgtgtcctctgtag
- the LOC128384453 gene encoding NLR family CARD domain-containing protein 3-like, whose translation MDQSEDREEGVPPSKSSLCEEHDSHTKAQRMQQQRADSPEPSCVSMKSDRSLGRLVGLKDGQPADGRVQQQSSEVPSDQSAQQHQTQLDSIFMLLEENIVTFVKNELKRVQRSLSPDDPECLESQSEDEEVLDGEEEEQRRSSREAFLKITLHFLKRIKQEELADRLQSRTCATKCRHKLKSNLEKKFQSLFEGIAKAGNTTLLNQFYTLLYIIEGGTAEVNDEHEVRQIETAFRKPCRPETTIRQEDIFKASPGRDEPIRTVMTKGVAGIGKTVLTQKFTLDWAEEKANQDIHFTFPFTFRELNVLKEKKYSLVELVHYFFPETKEAGICRFEEFQVVFIFDGLDECRLPLDFHNTEILTDVTESTSVDVLLTNLIRGKLLPSARLWITTRPAAANQIPPECVDMVTEVRGFTDPQKEEYFWKRFRDKRQARTIISHIKTSRSLHIMCHIPVFCWITATVLEDELKSREGGELPKTLTEMYIHFLVVQSKLKNIKYDGGAETDPHWSPESMKMIESLGKLAFEQLQKGNLIFYESDLTECGIDIRAASVCSGVFTQVFKEERGLYQDKVFCFVHLSVQEFLAALHVHLTFINSGVNLLQEEQTTSWWPKLFKGKPEPTLYQTAVDEALKSPNGHLDLFLRFLLGLSLETNQTLLRGLLTQTGSSSQTNQKTVEYIKKQISENVSAERSINLFHCLNELNDHSLVEEIQQYLRSGSLSTEKLSPAQWSALGYILLSSENDLDVFDLKKYSASEEALLRLLPVVKASNKALLSGCNLSERSCTALSSVLSSQSSSLRELDLSNNDLKDSGVKELSVGLENPECKLETLSLSGCLITKEGCALALTLSSSPSHLRELDLSYNHPGDSGEKVLSAGWKLDVLRLDHGGPQRLKPGLRKYACELELDPNTVNRKLKLSDSNRKATHVKEDQSYPDHPDRFDECPQLLCRNVLTGRCYWEVERTGRLSVSVSYRGISRKGGKDDCVFGGTHQSWSLYCSEDGADCVLHDKKATSMPSSSSIPDRVAVYVDCPAGTLSFYRVSSDTLIHLHTYNTTFTQPLYAGFAVWSGSMSLCPL comes from the exons atggatcagagtgaggacagagaggagggagtccctccctctaaaagttCTCTGTGtgaggaacatgacagccacaccaaagctcagag gatgcagcagcagagagcagactctcctgaacccagctgtgtgtccatgaagagtgacagGTCTTTGGGTCGTCTTGTTGGGTtaaaagatggacaacctgctgatggaag agttcagcagcagagctcagaggttcccagtgatcagtctgcacagcagcatcaaacacagctggactccatatttatg ctgctggaggagaacattgtcacttttgtgaagaacgagctgaagagagtccagaggagtctgagtccagatgacccagaatgcttagagagtcagagtgaggatgaggaggtgttggacggtgaggaggaagagcagaggaggagcagcagagaggcatttctgaagatcacactgcatTTCCTTAAGAGAAtaaagcaggaggagctggctgaccgtctgcagagca gaacttGTGCTACAAAGTGTCGAcataaactcaagtctaacctggagaagaagttccagagtctgtttgaggggattgctaaagcaggaaacacaacccttctgaatcagttCTACACACTGCTCTACATCATAGAGGGAGGGACAGCAGaagtcaatgatgaacatgaggtcagacagattgaaacagcatttaGGAAACCAtgcagaccagaaacaacaatcagacaagaagacatctttaaagcctcacctggaagagatgaaccaatcagaacagtgatgacaaagggagtggctggcattgggaaaacagtcttaacacagaagttcactctggactgggctgaagagaaagccaaccaggacatacacttcacatttccattcactttcagagagctgaatgtgctgaaagagaaaaagtacagcttggtggaacttgttcattaCTTCTTtcctgaaaccaaagaagcaggaatctgcaggtttgaagagttccaggttgtgttcatctttgacggtctggatgagtgtcgacttcctcttgacttccacaacactgagatcctgactgatgttacagagtccacctcagtggatgtgctgctgacaaacctcatcagggggaaactgcttccctctgctcgcctctggataaccacacgacctgcagcagccaatcagatccctcctgagtgtgttgacatggtgacagaggtcagagggttcactgacccacagaaggaggagtacttctggaagagattcagagacaAGAGGCAAGCCAGAACCATCATCTCTCATAttaagacatcacgaagcctccacatcatgtgccacatcccagtcttctgctggatcactgctacagttctggaggatgagttgaaaagcagagagggaggagagctgcccaagaccctgactgagatgtacattcacttcctggtggttcagtccaaactgaagaacatcaagtatgatggaggagctgagacagatccacactggagtccagagagcatgaagatgattgagtctctgggaaaactggcttttgagcagctgcagaaaggcaacctgatcttctatgaatcagacctgacagagtgtggcatcgatatcagagcagcctcagtgtgctcaggagtgttcacacaggtctttaaagaggagagagggctgtaccaggacaaggtgttctgcttcgtccatctgagtgttcaggagtttctggctgctcttcatgtccatctgacattcatcaactctggagtcaatctgctgcaAGAAGAACAGACAACATCCTGGTGGCCTAAACTATTTAAAGGCAAACCTGAACCAACACTCTACCAGACTGCTGTGGATGAGGCCTTGAAGAGTCCAAATGggcacctggacttgttcctgcgcttcctcctgggtctttcactggagaccaatcagactctcctacgaggtttgctgacacagacaggaagtagctcacagaccaatcagaaaacagtcgagtacatcaagaagcagatcagtgagaatgtgtctgcagaaagaagcatcaatctgttccactgtctgaatgaactgaatgatcattctctagtggaggagatccaacagtacctgagatcaggaagtctctccacagagaaactgtctcctgctcagtggtcagctctgggctacatcttactgtcatcagaaaatgatctggacgtgtttgacctgaagaaatactctgcttcagaggaggctcttctgaggctgctgccagtggtcaaagcctccaacaaagctct gctgagtggctgtaacctGTCAGAAAGAAGCTGtacagctctgtcctcagttctcagctcccagtcctccagtctgagagagctggacctgagtaacaacgacctgaaggattcagggGTGAAGGAGCTGTCTGTTGGACTAGAGAATCCAGAGTGCaaactggaaactctcag tctgtcaggatgtctgatcacaaaGGAAGGTTGTGCTCTGGCCTTAACTCTGAGCTCAagcccctcccatctgagagagctggacctgagctacaatcatccaggtgACTCGGGAGAGAAGGTGCTGTCTGCTGGATGGAAACTGGACgttctcag GttggaccatggtggaccgcagagactgaaacctggtctgagaAAGT atgcctgtgaactggagctggatccaaacacagtaaacagaaaACTCAAATTGTCTGACAGCAACAGGAAGGCGACACATGTgaaggaggatcagtcatatcctgatcacccagacagatttgatgagtgtcctcagctgctgtgtagaaatgttctgactggtcgttgttactgggaggtcgagagAACAGGAAGACTTTCTGTATCGGTGAGCTACAgaggaatcagcaggaaaggaggcaaagatgactgtgtgtttggagggactcatcagtcctggagtctgtaCTGCTCTGAGGATGGTGCTGACTGTGTCTTGCACGATAAGAAAGCAACATCgatgccctcctcctcctctatccctgacagagtagcagtgtatgtagactgtcctgctggcactctgtccttctacagagtctcctctgacacactgatccacctccacacctacaacaccacattcactcagcccctgtatgctgggtttgcaGTCTGGTCTGGTTCaatgtctctgtgtcctctgtag